DNA from Streptomyces rishiriensis:
AGGTTCCCGCGGACAGCCGGATCAGCCGCGCCGCGGATCAATACCGCACCTGGGTGCGCGGTCTGTTCACCGAACTGGCCGCCCAGTCCGGGTACGCCGATCCCGGGGAACTGGCCCGTCGGCTGCACCTGCTCTACGACGGTGCCCAACAGGCCGCTCGGATGGACCACGATCCCTCGGCCGCCACCACCGCGCGAGCAGCCGCGGCCGTGCTGCTCGACGCGGCACCACTCGCGGCTTAGGCGGCTGCGGCGGGTCGGGTGTGTGGCGGCTGACGCCCGGTTTCCAGGTGATGCCGTTCGGCCTGGGGATTTTGCGTTTCCGCATGTCACCGGTCAGAATGGTGACGTGCATCATGCATTTCCTTGTGGGACGCTCTTCCTCGACTTCGTCGGAACGCTGCGCGCACGCCGCAACGAGGCGCCGACGGAAATGCTCTCACGCCCCGATTCGCTCGACGACTGGTTCGTGGAGTCCGGCATGGTGGACGAGGCCCCCGGCGCCGCCGAGGCCGACCTCGCGACCGCCCTGGTTCTGCGGGAGGCCATCTATGCGGTGGTCGCGTCGCATCTGGCCGGCGGACCTCTGCCTGCGGGAGCGCTCGCCGAGCTGAACCGGCAGGCGGCCGGCCTGCCGGTACGGGTGGAGCTCGGCGCCGACGGCACGCGGCGCCGTACAGGTTCCGTTGCCCAGGGACTCGTGGTCCTCGCCCGGGAGACCGTGGAGGTCCTCGGAGGAGTGGAGGGCGCGCTGCTGCGCGAGTGCACCCGTCCCGAGTGCACCCAGGTGTACCTCGACCGCTCGCGCGGCCCTCGGCGGGAATGGTGCTCCATGAAGACCTGCGGCAACCGGGTCAAGGCCGCCGCCTACCGGTCCCGCCGGCACAGCGCAACGGCCTGAGTCCTGCCGCGCCGACCCCGGTGCTTCCCTGGCGCTCGTGGCGAGGCGGTCGCCGTCTCGGCGGGGACGCAGCCGCCGACGACCACCTGGCCCTGCCGAGCGGAGCCGGACTCGGCGAGCCGGTGAGCAGGATGCGCAAAGGCCGCGGCCGCCTGGCTGCGTGACACGCCGGTGTGCGGCCGTACCGCGCTTGGCTGCTGGCCTTCTCTGCCGGTGCCCTCAGAGTCCCAGGTCCAGGGCGACGCAGGAGAAGTTCTGCCACGCGCTCTCGGGGTCGTACGCGTCGATGATCCCGCTGCCCGGCCGGTGCGTTCTCTCCTCGACCATGTCCTCGGGCCGGACGCGCTCGGGCAGCTTGCCGAACTGTGCGTGACGTGCGGCTGCCGCGATGTCGGTGGTGTCGCTGTTCATGGTGAACCTCCCCTTGGTGGTGGCGGGACGTGAGCCGTCCTGCTGCTCGGACAGCGTCAGCATGCGCCTCCTGGAGTAAAGTAACCTGCCAAGACGGTTACTTCCGTGGACGCGCCTACGAACGCGGGCCGTCGGCAGGTGCGGGAGCAGCGGCCTTGCGGTCCTCTGGAGCCGGGCGATGACAATCTCCAGGACCAGGCCGTGGGCGGTAAGGCGGTAGGTGAGCGCGGTGAGTTCGGCGGCGTCGCGGACAAGGTGCTCCGGCGACCCGCGGCCGTCAGGGACGCAGGTCCACCCAAGAGCCGTGTGCCGCAGTGCGCAGCAGTGACGAGAGGCCCGCTTCGTGGAAGGCGAGCTCCAGATCGGCGCCCCCCTCGGAGAAGTGAGCCCAGCCGTCGTAGTGAGCCGGTACCACGACGTCCGCACGGAGGACGGCTGCTGCCGCCGCCGCCCGCCGACTGTCGAGGGAGAGCGGGCGCCCGTCGAACTTCGTCGGCACCCGTGCCGCTCCCGCGTTCAGCAGCGCGGCGGTGACGTCCGGGACGCGCCGGGAGATCTCCGCCACGACGCGCAGCGAAGCGTTGTCACCGCTGACGTACACCGTCGGAAGTCCCCGACCGGACAGCACGAAACCGGTGACCTCACAGTTGACATGACCGTCGGCGTCACGGTCGCCGTCCTCGGGACCGTGCACCGCCGGCACCGCGAGCACGGAGAGGTCGCCCTCGCCGTCCCCGCGTGCCACTGAGTGACTGTCCCAAGGGGCGAGGCCGACCGCCGGTGAGCCGAGCCGCGCCGCGGTGAGCGGCCCGGTCAGGATCAGCGGCGAGGCCTTCGCGAACGCGCGGCCCCGCTCGTCGAGGTTGTCTGGATGCAGGTCGTGGCTGACCAGCACGAGATCCACCGAGCCGACGGCGTCCTCGGTCCGGGCCGGTCCTCTCGTCTTGGTGAGATACCCGTGCGGGCCCGCCTCGTCGAAGGTGGGATCGCTGACGATCCGCAGTCCGCCCATGTCGATGACGGCTGTCGGGCCGCCCAGGACCGTGGCTGCACATTCCTGACGAGGGAGTTCGCTGGTCGCCATTGTCGACTCCGTCCGACGATCGTGGTCGTAAGGTCCAAGAGATGCAGGGGGCGAACTTCCGCGAGCGTGTCCGGCGATCGCGGGGTGGGAGCACCGCCTCCGAGCGCGGCCCGGTCCTCGCTTGCGAGATCGCTCGCCGTCAGCGTCCGGGAAGGCGCGTCGTCACTTCCTGGAGCACCCACCCGTTGCCGTCCGGGTCGCTGAACGCGGCGAACGAGCCGTAGCTGGCGCGCGTCGGGTGCGGACCGCTGACCCGGCCCTCCCGTGTGCCGCGGTGGAAGACCCCGCCCGCGTCGTGGAAGACCTCGCTGATGTCGATGCCGCGGGCGGCGAGGTCGGCGTGGGCTTCCTCGATGTCCTCCACGATGAGATGCAGACCTTGCACCGATCCCGGGGCGGCCGTGGTGACACCGGTGCCGAAGAGGATCGAGCTCTGCGAGCCGGGAGGGGTCAGGTGTACCACCCGGTAGCTGTCGTCGGCGATGTGGTCGACGTCCAGGCGGAAGCCCAGCGCCTCGTAGAACGCCTTGGCCCGATCGACGTCGGAAACGGGCAGCACCACAACTTCGAGCTTCAGGTCCATCGTGCTTTCGCTTTCCTGGCCGGGGGTGCCGCTCCGGGCGCGTCACCTGTTGAAGTGGTGACGAGCTTGGCACCGAGTGCATCACCTGTCAAGCAGGTTACGAATCGAGTCGTAGACCCTCTCGCGCCGGGCTCCCGCCCCCGCGGTTGATCACGTACGGCGGGCCGGTTGGCGCCTGCGCCGCGAGCCGGTTGGTAGGCCGCCGCGTCGCGGCCCGACCGGGATCGATCCGTGTCGGGCCGCCTGAGTGTGATGCAGGCCATAGCTCCTGTCGGCCGATCTCGGAATGCGTCGGCCCGCGCCGTGGCTGTGTTCGTTGTGGGCCATCCCTGTCCTGGGAGGCGCACCGGGCAATGGTGACCGGCGCGACTGGCCACCGGAGCCGGACACCCATGGGTCCGTCCGCTCCGCCGCATCCGGATCGCCGCCCGCGAAAGGTTCCCCCGCTCCATGCCACTGGCCCTGCTGGCCCTCGCCCTCGTCGCGTTCGGCATCGGTACGACCGAGTTCGCCACCATGGGGCTGCTGCCCCAGATCGCCGACGGCGTCGGCGTGTCCGTGCCGCACGCCGGCAACATCGTCTCCGCCTACGCCCTCGGTGTCGTCGTCGGCGCCCCCCTGCTGACGGGCATGGGCGCGCGCATCTCCCACAAGCGACTCCTGCTCCTGCTGTCCGCGCTGTTCGTGATCGGCAACGTCGCGTCCGCCCTCGCTCCCGGCTTCGGCCTGCTGTTCGCCGCGCGATTCCTGGCGGGCCTGCCTCACGGAGCCCTGTTCGGCGTGGGCGCCGTCGTGGCCTCCCGGCTCGTCGCTCCCGAACGGGCCGGGCGGGCCGTGTCCAGGATGTTCCTCGGACTCACCATCGCCAACATCATCGGCGTCCCGGCCGGTACGGCTCTCGGACAGCAACTGGGCTGGCGGTACGCCTACTGTGCCGTCGCCGTCATCGGCCTCGTCGCCCTGGCCGCGCTGGCCGCCTTCGTCCCCCACCAGCCCCGCGGCAACCAGGCCGGCATCCGGCACGAACTGCGGGCGATGGGCAACAGGCAGGTCGCCCTCGGCCTGGCCACCGCCGTCGTGGGATTCGGCGGCTTCTTCGCCGTCTACAGCTACCTGGTGCCGATCCTGACGCACCTGACGGGTTTCTCCGACTCCTCGACCACCTGGGTCCTCGCGCTCTACGGCGCCGGCATGACGCTGGGCACGCTCGTCGCGGGCCCGCTGACGGACCGTGCCCTGCGCCCGACGCTGTACGGGGGACTCGCCCTCCTCGGAGCGGCACTCGTGACGTTCTACTTCACGGTCCACAGCACCGTTCCCGCCCTGGTGACCCTCGCCTTCATGGGCGCGATGGGCGCCCTGGTCACCACGCCCGTGCAGATGCTGCTCATGGCCAAGGCGAAGAACGCCCCGACGATGGCGGCGGCCTCCAACCACTCCGCCTTCAACCTGGCCAACGCGGGCGGGGCCTGGCTCGGCGGCCTGGCCATCTCGGCCGGCTGGGGCTGGGCCTCGCCCGCCCTGGTCGGCGCGGCGCTGGCCGCTGCCGGTCTCGGTCTGGCCGTTCTCGGAGGCTTCACGGACCGAGGGAAGGGGGGCTCCGAGCTGATCACTTCGTCGGGGGCAGGAGTCGGGACCGGGGCCGGGGCCGGAGCCACGGCCCGGGCCGGAGAGGTCCCCACGGCCTGACGGTGCGACACAGGGCGGCCGTGGCGGACGGGGCGGCCGGCCTGCGTCCTCGATGTTCCAGCCCGGGCTCATCTCGCGCGCGCCGAGCAGGGAGGGGCGGCGCACCGGGGCGAAGGCCTCACGTGGTGTGGTGCAGCCAGCGCTGGAGTGTGGCGTTGATGCTGCCCGGAAGTGCGCTGAGCGCGTTGATGGCGTCGCGGTCATGGGGGTGCGGCGGGATCCCCGCAGTGGTCAGTGCCGCGTGCAGGTCGAGGCGGCGCCGGTCGCGGGGGTCGATGGCGAAGCTGAGGCGCTCGGCGGGATTGGGCGGCGCCAGCAGATGGTCGCCGTCGGTGTCCTGGCCGACGGGGGCCGGCCAGAGGACTTCGGCCGTGTCGGCGGCGTAGGGGTCGACGAATGCGTGGGGCGCGCCGTACTCGGGGGCAGTGGTGGTCATGTCGGTCTCCTCACCAGCAGCTTGCGGTTCTGCTCGTGAGGAGACGCGTCAGGCCCGTGGCGGTTGCGGCACCGGCCCGATGTCACGCCGTCGGCGTCATTGGGGGCTCATCGTCTGGTCCGACCAGCGGGCAATGTCCCCGGAACACCCGTCGCCCCGATCACGACGCCTGAGAACGGAACCGACGGGCCGGCTTTCGTCCGCATGCAGGGTGCCGACGGCAAGGAACTGCCAAGATGGGGACCATGAGCGGCTTACTGATCCATCTGCCCCAGGACCCACCGCTGACGGTGCGG
Protein-coding regions in this window:
- a CDS encoding CGNR zinc finger domain-containing protein, whose product is MHHAFPCGTLFLDFVGTLRARRNEAPTEMLSRPDSLDDWFVESGMVDEAPGAAEADLATALVLREAIYAVVASHLAGGPLPAGALAELNRQAAGLPVRVELGADGTRRRTGSVAQGLVVLARETVEVLGGVEGALLRECTRPECTQVYLDRSRGPRREWCSMKTCGNRVKAAAYRSRRHSATA
- a CDS encoding MBL fold metallo-hydrolase, which codes for MATSELPRQECAATVLGGPTAVIDMGGLRIVSDPTFDEAGPHGYLTKTRGPARTEDAVGSVDLVLVSHDLHPDNLDERGRAFAKASPLILTGPLTAARLGSPAVGLAPWDSHSVARGDGEGDLSVLAVPAVHGPEDGDRDADGHVNCEVTGFVLSGRGLPTVYVSGDNASLRVVAEISRRVPDVTAALLNAGAARVPTKFDGRPLSLDSRRAAAAAAVLRADVVVPAHYDGWAHFSEGGADLELAFHEAGLSSLLRTAAHGSWVDLRP
- a CDS encoding VOC family protein → MDLKLEVVVLPVSDVDRAKAFYEALGFRLDVDHIADDSYRVVHLTPPGSQSSILFGTGVTTAAPGSVQGLHLIVEDIEEAHADLAARGIDISEVFHDAGGVFHRGTREGRVSGPHPTRASYGSFAAFSDPDGNGWVLQEVTTRLPGR
- a CDS encoding MFS transporter; this encodes MPLALLALALVAFGIGTTEFATMGLLPQIADGVGVSVPHAGNIVSAYALGVVVGAPLLTGMGARISHKRLLLLLSALFVIGNVASALAPGFGLLFAARFLAGLPHGALFGVGAVVASRLVAPERAGRAVSRMFLGLTIANIIGVPAGTALGQQLGWRYAYCAVAVIGLVALAALAAFVPHQPRGNQAGIRHELRAMGNRQVALGLATAVVGFGGFFAVYSYLVPILTHLTGFSDSSTTWVLALYGAGMTLGTLVAGPLTDRALRPTLYGGLALLGAALVTFYFTVHSTVPALVTLAFMGAMGALVTTPVQMLLMAKAKNAPTMAAASNHSAFNLANAGGAWLGGLAISAGWGWASPALVGAALAAAGLGLAVLGGFTDRGKGGSELITSSGAGVGTGAGAGATARAGEVPTA